In Aricia agestis chromosome 14, ilAriAges1.1, whole genome shotgun sequence, one genomic interval encodes:
- the LOC121733717 gene encoding C-type mannose receptor 2-like — MRVAFLLFIIVAGINGEQFRCDYQHVPSADGWIKYNPIPANWHEARLRCHLEGANLASPLNEGLKAALRSSIPTDNDCGVFTGIHATFSRGDFFSVEGVPLRKIPHKWAMNEPNNFNNEENCLLMTSEGELADVNCTDAYPYLCYKKSSNMLLNECGTVDNEYKLDARIGSCYKFHREPRTWSRAYMTCAAEGGHLAIINSDQEAKVIADIFARNPSNTIPGNFYKEVAFIGFHDWNEHGEWLTIEGQTLEQAGYAKWNKGEPNNKTSNEGTIGQYCGGVTRGALLDDLFCSGNYEDKFVFFCEKRLSSLLCDN; from the exons ATGAGAGTCGCTTTTCTTTTATTCATTATCGTCGCTGGTATAA ATGGCGAGCAGTTCAGGTGCGACTACCAGCATGTCCCATCAGCAGACGGATGGATCAAGTATAACCCCATCCCGGCGAATTGGCACGAGGCCAGGCTCCGCTGTCATTTGGAAG GAGCGAATTTAGCGTCGCCATTAAACGAGGGATTGAAAGCGGCTCTTCGCAGTTCCATTCCCACTGACAACGACTGCGGAGTGTTCACGGGTATTCACGCCACGTTCTCGCGTGGGGACTTCTTCTCCGTTGAAG GAGTTCCGCTGCGGAAGATTCCTCACAAATGGGCGATGAACGAGCCTAACAACTTCAACAACGAGGAGAATTGCCTCCTGATGACGTCAGAGGGGGAGCTAGCGGATGTCAACTGCACTGACGCCTATCCGTACTTGTGCTATAAGAAGTCATCCAACATGCTGCTCAACGAATGTGGTACCGTCGATAACG AGTACAAGTTGGACGCTCGGATCGGCAGCTGCTACAAGTTCCACCGCGAGCCCCGCACCTGGTCCCGCGCGTACATGACCTGCGCCGCCGAGGGTGGCCATTTGGCCATCATCAACAGTGATCAAGAAGCCAAG GTCATTGCTGATATCTTTGCCAGGAACCCTAGCAATACTATTCCTGGCAATTTTTACAAGGAGGTTGCATTCATCGGTTTCCACGACTGGAACGAGCACGGAGAATGGTTGACCATTGAAG GGCAAACGCTTGAGCAGGCTGGGTACGCGAAGTGGAACAAAGGGGAGCCTAACAACAAGACGTCAAACGAGGGTACCATTGGCCAGTACTGCGGCGGTGTCACGCGCGGCGCCCTGCTAGACGACCTCTTCTGCTCCGGCAACTACGAGGACAAGTTCGTGTTCTTCTGCGAGAAGCGACTTAGCTCGCTGCTGTGTGATAACTGA